Below is a window of Mustela lutreola isolate mMusLut2 chromosome 18, mMusLut2.pri, whole genome shotgun sequence DNA.
cttgcttggcagggagcctgctgggccctctccgtctgcctctccccctgctgtgctctcttgcactgtcaaataaataaaatctttaaaaacacacacacacacatacagaaaacaaaaaactgatacAGACAAACATCCATACGTAGAAGACAATTTTAGATCAGTCTCGCTTATGAACATtaatgtaaatttcaaaatactggCCAAGAGATCCCAGCAATCAGAGAATCATGGCCAACAACACGTAAGGATGGTTCGATCCTGGGAAATCTCTCAATATCCTATGATGAGTCTAAAATAAACTATGCAACGACCTCCATAGACGcgccagagaaaaaggagaaCCTAACAAAATCCAGCACCGTTGTGATGACAAGTGCTTCGGGTGACCGAGGGGCATGAGCGCTCTCCAGTGTGGGGTCGGCCCCGACAGAGACCGGCATGTCCGGACGGGGCCCTTCTGAGGGATGCCCGCGGCTTCCCCGTGGTCTCTGCTGCTGCATGTCGGTCAGCGTCACTACACAAGGGAAACACAACCACAGGCCTGAATGTCAGAAACAAAGTGAAAGTACCTCTGTGTGCAGCTGACAGCAGAGTACTATGCTGGGGAAGTCCAGATGATCtatgagaaacaaactcagaACAAATCCGCAAGTTCGGACAGAAGCTAACCTGCGAACAGCAGTCACCGTCACGTGCAGACACAGTGACCCCGTggcgggggagaggaggggagagcacaCGGACGACAGGAAGGAAAGAGTCAGCAGCTTGCAAGCAGACATGCCCAGACGGGTCTGACACCGGTGTGAGGAGACACAGAAAAGCTCGGGCGCACGGACGCGCAGACAAGGTCACTGTCCTCCAACCGGCCTCTCAGGGAGCAAGGGCTCTCCGGGCCGGCCACTCCTGGTGTGAAGCCGAGTCCGGTGAATCTGGGCTCACAAACGGGGTTTTAACGTGCCGTGTCTCAGACGGTCAGCTACGCAGCCACAAGCAACCAGACGGTGGACGTGAGTACACGGGCAGCTCCCACGGTCACTGGGTGTGGCTTCGGAGTCACCAGATGTCAGGGCTCCAAGCTGCTGTGCGACATTCACGGGGTCTCCGTAAAGGACCAGTGAACACGCGACACACTCCAGCCGAAGCACGTTGCTCAGCTCACCAGCCGGCCGGCGCACAGAGCGCAGACGCAGCCCAGTGTGGACAGACACACATCCTCTCCAGCCGGTAGACAAGACGGACACTGTAGCACACGGTGCCGGGCCGGCCGGCGCACTGTGTGGAGAGACGAGATCAGATCCGTGCGGGAGCGAACTCTCCACGGCCCGAGACTGCGGCGGGAAGCCATGAGGCCGGCTCTTCCACGGCCTGGTGGACCAGACGCTTGTCCCACCACGGGTCCGGACGCGACGGGAGCCTGAGCCTTGCAACTCAGAAACATGCACACGGCCAAGCAGGACACCCTCTCTCCACGGAACGACGAATGACAGACGGAGCGAAGGGACCACGTCGCGGAGGCCAAGGCTAGACCAGATCCCTGATGTACGACGCATTTAAAGCCGCAAACCGGTTAATGATCCTGtggaaaacaaacaggcaaaagaCCCGAACAGACGACTTAGACCGCATGTATATAAACACGCATTACACACAGGGGGACGCTCAGCCTCATTCACACGTGAGAGGTGCTGATGACGCCGTGTCTGAGACACCGTTCACCGGTCACAAAGCTGCCGGGTCGCCGTGGGGACGGTCGCACGCGGCTCGGCTTGAGGACGGGGATCTGGGCCGCCCACTCTGCACAGGCACGTGCGGCCACCTCCCACCCAGCGGACCTCCGAAGGCCTCCCGGACTACGACCAGGCATGTTACTCACGGACACGTCATCTATCGTTGCGACAGACGGCAGCAGTGGAAGGCCCGGTGCGAGCAGCCGAGAAACTCCGTGATCGTGGCTGGGCCAACGGGTATCCGCCGCCCCCGAACGGAGGGGACCGATCCGGGAAAGGAGCGAGGGTCCGTGGGGCAGAGCAGGACGGGCAGCAAGCAACGGAAGGCACCTGCCGGCTTCTGACGAACACGTAGACGCGCTCTCTGATCCCAGGTGGAAACACCGGCCCAGCTGTACAGAGCTGGCAAAAGCTACAGTAAGACAGCGGGACAGATGCACGGATAAACAACAGAACCGAGAATCCAGAACGAACCTTGCAACTGAAGTCTGTTCacttttgacaaaggtgccaaaATCGTTCAACAAGGAAAGAATCATCTTTCCAACAAAGCGGGGAACACGCGTCTGCAGGAGGCAGGCGGGCCCTGCCTCACTCCTCACACACGGGTTACCTCAAAATGGACCAAACACCTCAGCGTAAGAGCCAACACTATAAACCTCCCGGAAGGAAATAAATAGACGGAAAttgtgaccttgggtttggcAAAGCCTTCCTAAACACCGAGAGTACACGACTAGAAAAATAAAggcttttgtgcttcaaagggcACCATCATAACCCAGAGACAGGAGGAAATATTTACGAATCTTACGTCTGGGAAGGGCACGTACGCAGAGCATGCAGACTGCCGAGAGCCCGAGGACAGGACTAAGCATGCAAGAACACAGTCAAAGAAGAACagagaagggcacctggctggctcggtcagggACCTGTGCGACTCTTGACAGTCGGGTCACCATCTCAGGGGCTTGAGTTcaaaccccaagttgggctcggcccgggcatcgagcccacttaaaaaaacaaaaatgaaacagaccATAAGTAGGCACTTCTCCAGGGCAGATATACAAATGTCAATGAGCCAATGAATGGATGATTAACCGCCAGGGAAAGGAAAGTCACGGGCATCACGAGATCACTGGGCGCCCACCAGAATGGCTCCAGCGAGACAGGCCGACGAGGCCCAGGCCAGGGGGAGCCTGGAGCCTCACCGCTGCTGGGGGGGCACAGCTGGTGTGCCCGCTCCCAGGAGCCGTCCTGGACTTCTGCACAGAGACACTGTGTCCTAGCAGGTCCGTCCCCCGCTCACACCTGAGAGGAGGGAGACCACGTGTCCACGCGAGAATGTGCGCAGGAGATTGCGGCGGTGTCGTCCACTACGGCGGGCAGGTGGGCCACCCCCGAAGGGCAGAAACGTGCTCCACCCACAGAAGACAAGCTTCCTTGCCGTAACAGCGACGCCGCGTGGCCACACGGACGAGTCCAGAAGCCTTGCGCCCTGTGAAGGACGCTGCTCACAGAACACCACCGGCTGCGTCCAGAACTGGCCACCCACCTGCGGACAGAGAGTAGATTCTCGGTTGCTGTGGCCGGGGGCCCACCAGTGGTCACAGGCAGCAGCTCCTGACGGTGTGGGGTTGCTCTGGGCGAGGACGGCGCTCGAATGCAGATATGGTGATGGCCGCACGGTCCTGTGAACATGACAGCCCCGAGACTCACACTTGAAATGCGTGCGTTGAACAGGACGTGAGCTGCGGCTCAAGACGGCTGGGAATGCAAATGGAATCAGCTCCTGACGAGGAGGGGAGGGTGCagcgtgtgtgggggggggagggtgcagggtgcgggggggggtgcagggtgcggggggggggggagggcgcagggtgcggggggaggggaggggagggaggccacCGCCCAGCACAGGGTTGGCACCGGAGCCATGACCGTGTTCTACTGATCCGAGCAGCAAAATCAAGCCAAGGCCTCGAGGAGACTCACAGACCGCGAGCAAACACACCAGCCGACGGTCTGTTCCCCTCTGAGGTCGCGTCAGTCCCCACACCGCCCGTCGCCCGTTGCTGAGGTCATCCGCGTCCCGGGTGCAGTGTGCGTGTAGAGCACCCGGGGCTCCGAGCCGTCCGCACCGGCCTTGGTACCCGCACTAGCTCacccagccccccgcccctccccagactccacagtctctcacggctCAGCCCCCTCCGacccccttcccctgtggtcctccgcGCTGCTCCTCATGCCCCACTAGTGAGTGACACCGTGTGAGCACGGACTGCCCCTGCTTGACTTACCTCACCAGGCCCGTCCGTGTCGATGCAAACGCAGGCGTTCATCCTGACGTTGGAGTCCCCCCCACTGCGTACGCGGACCACATCTTCTCTGTCcgcgtctgctgaagggcatctcggctctctCCACAGCTCGGCTCTACACGAAAcgacaggtgctggcgaggatgcggagcaAGGGGAGCCTCCTGCACGGCTGGTGGGGATGCGAGCTGGTGCGGCCGCTCTGCAAAACAGCacggagtttcctcagaaagttgaacgTAGAGCTACTCTACGACCCAgcatcgcactactgggtattcgtcctaaagatacaaacgtagtgatccgaaggggcacatgctcccgaatgttcacagcagcaatggccagtgGCCAACTGTTCTCCAGAGAAGGACCCGACCGTGGCGTGGGGAGGGGGTCTGGATCTGGCCGCTCTGGGGGAGACGCCCTCAGGCTGAGGCACAGAACATAAGCTGCCACCCTGCGGCAGGGGTGCTCGGGCAGCCCCATAGATGAAGCGATCCCGAGCCTGGTTCATACACAAGGAAGGTTGGAGCGCGTGTCACTGCCGATGCCCGAGATGGGGCAGGGCCGGCTGCAGGCAGGAGAGTCCGACGTCGGGACGGGCTGCGCACGACCAGCGCATCTCAACGGCTCGTTTCCACGCACCAGCCCTCACTTAGAAGGAGCACGTCCTTGAAAGGACAGCGGAGGCCAGCGCAGGGACAGCACACAGAGGGGACACTGGGGAAGTACGCAGTGGTCGGAAGCAAGGAGAGGGGCCGGCGTGAGCTGCAGCCGCCTCACAGATCGGGGGCACCCTGAGCCTCAGACGTACCACGACGTTCAGTGGTTCTGGCTCTTGTGACCACGGTCAGAGCACAAGGACTCTAGGACCTCACACTAGTCACTAAcgtgaatgggggggggggggaggctcgTCCTGACAACGGACGCAGAAGGAGAGATGGCGTGTGAGGAGGGCCGGCTGGCCGGCGGCACAAGTGGGCCCCGGAGAGCAGGTTCCGCGAGCGTCGGCGGCCTGTGCTGTGCAGACACGGGCTTACAGGCCTCCCATCCCTCCCCACACGACCCACTGTGGCGGACAACACAGCAGACTCCTCCCCACTGAGGGACGGTCCGAGCACAGGGGGCTGTCATCCCTCACGGTGTCACCTATCAGCTCCGGGGAAAGCGACGTGTAGGGACTcgggcaggagggaggagagaggctcTTTCCCGGCTCTTCTCTGGTCTGACCTCAGCGCGGAGAGTGTGGAGTCCGGGGTCCCCGCAGAGCCCCCTGCCATCAAGAGACGTAATTTTGAAAAAGTTCTAGTCCCACGTCGGAAACATCCTCCCCCAAGGGCTAAATACACCTGTTCTCTTGAGCCCCAGACAGAAGACCGTGAACACACAGTGGGCTGAACACGGTGTCCCTCTAGCGGACCCTCCGTCACGACGGTGGCTCTAGGGCTCACCCGGTCTGTCTCACCTGAGAAGCCGTCCGGATGCAGGTGGCCTGGACTGTGTGGGAGGCCGCGTGCCCCGCCGTCCCTGGTCCTTGTGCTGTCCCCCCTGTGACGAGGACCACGACAGCCCCCCGCAGGCCAGGAGGCAGGATGGGGGTGAAGGGCGTCTGCTCTCAGGCGTCTTCATCTGGGGAGGAAACGCACTGACTGAAGCCCGTGGTCGATCACCGTCCCCGTAACTGGCTCCAAATTAAAATGCagaaaatcaggggcgcctgggggctcagagggttaaagcctctaccttcggctcaggtcatggtctcggggcggggagcctgctccccctgcgcACGCCACCCTCTCTGCTCATTTGTGATCTccgtctcataaataaataaaaccttaaaaaaaatcactttggcgAGAAGCTATCTTTCTGAACTTTCCGTGTTTTAACTGACGACACGTCTCACGTCGGAGACACATGCAACTAGGAAAGATATAAGACGGGGTCCTGGCACAGGCTGCCTCCCGCCGCCAAACCCTGGCTCCGCACACAGACGGCTTCTGTGGCCCCAGGGGCCTGCACTCGCGGAAATAAAATCTCCGGGGTGGACCGAACGGACTCGGAAATTTCTCGGGCAAGAACTGAGTTACTTTAACACGAACCAAAGACACGCGGACGTGTGGCCTCTCGCTCTGGTGGTTCCGCCTTCTACTGTCTCCGTGACTGGGAGGGTTACAAGGTACAGGAAACGTGTTCCCAGGCGAATGTCCACAGGGAATTTGGAGACTGAAGACGTGGACGTTTAAAAACGGGGTCTTCTACCTCCGGGTTAATGTCTGGGGTCCTCCAGCTGCTCTGGGACTGCAGGCATAAAACACCGAAATAACGCGAAACCCAAGGGCCCGTGTCGGCGCCGGCTGCGCGAACAGGTGACCGCCAGCCAGGAGGTGAGGAGGCCAAGGTCACGGTGCTGGCTGACCCTGAGTCTGCGGACCCCCGCTTccgtccccaccccccgccctcaCCACTGCCCAGGACGTTACTACCCCGTTCCGGATGCTAAAGGCGAGCCGTACGCCAAGCGACAGAAGACCTCTGCTCCCCTCGCTGGGCGTGCGGCACGGGGGTGAGGACCGTCCCCTCCGCGGAGAGGCGTCGGCAGCTCCAGAGGGTGTggatcccctccccacccacaccccccgaCGTGGCACTCCGGCCGTCCTGAAAGGAGACTACCAGACTCTGGATGCCCTGGAGTCGATTCCAGAACATTCTACGTTCCGGGTCATCAGAAGGAAACAGGTTTCCGGATCCCTCCCACTGCCATAGTCTGGACGAGACCCAGGACGACAACACGTGTGTCACACTCGAGCCACTGACGAAGTGGACGAGCGGTCTCAAACCCGTAAGCTCCCCCG
It encodes the following:
- the LOC131820307 gene encoding uncharacterized protein LOC131820307 isoform X2, giving the protein MRRTSGIWSSLGLRDVVPSLRLSFVVPWREGVLLGRVHVSELQGSGSRRVRTRGGTSVWSTRPWKSRPHGFPPQSRAVESSLPHGSDLVSPHSAPAGPAPCATVSVLSTGWRGCVSVHTGLRLRSVRRPAVTLTDMQQQRPRGSRGHPSEGPRPDMPVSVGADPTLESAHAPRSPEALVITTVLDFVSAREHSRGRGRRRGPSRLPAKQGAGCGTRSQDPEIMTSVEGSRFTNGAPSTPSVSVLVVRFCLMRSQVPCGTCVFLTVPPARLFAASRSSVGGRLLFTPKCGRAFGRSPASGFSLPSSQFPQLKPGAVLLAPLQVHLPAPTGARGRQAPCPRALPGPRMATSSTSWAAPAVTRTRCRARPGPWLPPTLVPVPQRGLLPPSV
- the LOC131820307 gene encoding uncharacterized protein LOC131820307 isoform X6, yielding MKTPESRRPSPPSCLLACGGLSWSSSQGGQHKDQGRRGTRPPTQSRPPASGRLLRAAAPARIPTSRAGGSPCSASSPAPVVSCRAELWREPRCPSADADREDVVRVRSGGDSNVRMNACVCIDTDGPGEVGGQFWTQPVVFCEQRPSQGARLLDSSVWPRGVAVTARKLVFCGWSTFLPFGGGPPARRSGRHRRNLLRTFSRGHVVSLLSAFASSVQLGRCFHLGSESASTCSSEAGRCLPLLAARPALPHGPSLLSRIGPLRSGAADTRWPSHDHGVSRLLAPGLPLLPSVATIDDVSDH
- the LOC131820307 gene encoding uncharacterized protein LOC131820307 isoform X5; amino-acid sequence: MGLPEHPCRRVAAYVLCLSLRASPPERPDPDPLPTPRSGPSLENSWPLAIAAVNIREHVPLRITTAAAPARIPTSRAGGSPCSASSPAPVVSCRAELWREPRCPSADADREDVVRVRSGGDSNVRMNACVCIDTDGPGEVGGQFWTQPVVFCEQRPSQGARLLDSSVWPRGVAVTARKLVFCGWSTFLPFGGGPPARRSGRHRRNLLRTFSRGHVVSLLSAFASSVQLGRCFHLGSESASTCSSEAGRCLPLLAARPALPHGPSLLSRIGPLRSGAADTRWPSHDHGVSRLLAPGLPLLPSVATIDDVSDH